A window from Felis catus isolate Fca126 chromosome B1, F.catus_Fca126_mat1.0, whole genome shotgun sequence encodes these proteins:
- the LOC111560193 gene encoding 40S ribosomal protein S27-like, with translation MDVKCPGCFKITTVLSRAQTVVLCVGCSTVLCHPTGGKARLTEGCSFRRKQH, from the coding sequence GTGCCCGGGGTGCTTCAAAATCACCACCGTGCTCAGCCGCGCGCAGACGGTGGTGCTGTGTGTGGGCTGCTCCACTGTCCTGTGCCATCCGACAGGAGGAAAAGCAAGGCTCACAGAAGGATGCTCCTTCAGACGGAAGCAGCACTAA